The sequence ATTGTTCTAATACGATTCTAAGGATAGAACAAAACCTTATAACGAGTGTCGATGCATATTCACTAGCCAAGCACTTGCGCGCGCgtgcacaaaagaaaaaaaaaactagaaagcgAAGAAGAGCTGTAATAATtttgctcaacattttcctTAATAAGATTTGGAGTTAATATCGTTCAAATGGCTTATTTGGAGGTCTAGCCGGAGCTCTGCAAGCTCTTCTTTGTGCCATATAAGCTCATTAAACAGGACTTCAAGATCTGTGCTCGAAACGACTAATACTACTTGACAACTTTCCTGCTAAAATGGTCACGGGTGGGTAGATAGGGACCATGCCTTTGTAAACAACGAAAATCGTGAAAAAACATCATGGTACAATTCAATAAAGATGTTGAAAAGcatattcttttcatttcaagtTCTAGGTTTGTGTTCGTACATGCATTTAGGGCATCTTATCATCATggtacaaaataatatatataatttttatattttaaaaatttatttttgacatcaatatattaaaatgatccaaaaatattacaaaataattttaaacacaaataatttcaaatgtttttttttaaaaaaacaatgtttctaTCATAAAAACAtacaagattttaaaattaagtttgtttGTGTTTGAATTTTAGAGCAAGTTGCAAGAAGAGATTTTCTCACTAGGTGTAAATTACCTATGAAAACACCCCAAAAAAGATTggtttttcatagtttttttactatttatataagcaataaaacactttaatatatttttttaattatattccaTGTTGTAGTTGGAGTAATTAGCGAATGTGAGTCAtcatgaaaatactaaaaaaattcttgagatctgcaatttttttttttatattttattatattttaaaaatttaaatataatacgGATATACAAACTAGTGGTATGCTAAAAAGTAGATCTAAGTTTTAATGTATAAAATATggttaaagaatattttaatcaaaagaAATGTTCATTCACCAACTAATAGCTAAAATCACTATTTTTCCCCCACGTTATTCATGCCTTGGTTAGCAAGCATAGCATTAGTCGTTTTGTGACCAGTATTAGGCAGACGCTCATATGCTTGTacactttatatataattaattattcaaccCTTGTGCAAGCAAGGCaaagaattcataaaaaaaaaaaagacctccAGCTCGCAATTAAAAAACCTGTAGGCACTGTCCTCTTAGAAAGTTTATGCCTATAAATTAAACATGCTTCCACTTGGCCCTTCACCATTGCAGCTGATTTGCTCTCTTTAtcagcttctctctctctcaccctctatgtgtgtgtgtgtgtgtgtgtgtgtttttcttcaattgttGTGAGCTATCATATAAGAGGAGGGCGATGATGATACCATATATGTTCGCTCGCCGGACGTAATGGCGAGATTTTGCCTTGCCGAGCTACTTTATTGCTGTTCTGAGTCCTCTCTTTATCTCATAAAACTAAGCAGCATTACGCACGCTTCATGCCTATAAATTAAACATGCTCCTCTTGGCCCTTCACCATTGCAGCTGATTTCCTCTCTTAATTTAtcaacttctctctctctcaccctctgtgtgtgtgtgtgtgtttttcgTCAATTGTTGTGAGCTATCATATAAAAGTTGTTGTGAGCTATCATATAAGAGGAGGACGATGATGATACTATATATGTTCGCTCGCCGGACGTAATGGCAAGATTTTGCCTTGCCGAGCCTGCTTTACTGCTGTTCTGagtcctctctttttcttcttgctATAAAGCATTCAGTTCACGTcatccttaattaattaaattattgttattttttgttttcctttccagCTGAGGTCCAACATGGTGGAAGTGTTATTGTCACTGGCAGCTTTATTTGAATCCAATTCCACGCTGGTTTTactgaaattaataaatttcagcGGTCAATTCGGAAGCAAgccacacttttttttttaattcatgttaCTTAAAGCTTTCCAAACACTAAAATTGGATAAAtagtattaaaatgattttatgctGGGGAGGAAAATGAAGCTgaggaattaatttttaagctaGCAAGTACAGAACAACTGGCCTTTTCTCCTTCGCTTTGAACTGCCTATCACAGACTTTTCATGGCATAAAGGAAGAAGCATCCTCTAACTGGTATTTTTTGGCAGCATAAACTCATTCAATTCGACAATTGATAACAGGTTTAAGACGCGCGCATGGCCGAGAAAGAGCAAGAGGCTTCAGACGGGCAGCGGAGCAAAACCGAAACAGAGATTCAATTagcaagagaaagaaaatgagtATCGAACCGCATTTACAGCAGACGGATGAAATGGATAAAACATAAGACTTCAGACTCTTTACAGATTCACAAGTGCACAGTTCTAGCTACCTCAAAGACACGATTATGTAAGCTAAAGCATGCAATACACTTTGGCAGCCAATTGACTTCTATCATCTATCTATCCTTGAAAATAATACGATGCTATTATCATGATTGGCTTTGCACCGCATGATTTAATGTTGGCCATATTTATCCTTTGGTCAGAATAAAAACCTAGCATAGCACCAGTTCAGCACGCTCACACGGAGCCACTGTGAGATGTAGTGCCTTGATTGCCCAAGAAATGAACGACAACACAGGTGATGTTATCTGCACTTCCTCTCTGGTACGCCTCCTGCAACAACCTCTTTGCTGCCTGCTCTGGGTCCGTGACTGGCTTGATCATTTCAACAGCTTCCTGAGGAGAAAGGATGAAGCATCAGATGGTGATGGCAGCAGCAAAACACCatcctttgtttttattttcacaagcaaaaaaccttaataaattGCATTAAAGGCCAGTTTCCTCCAGATCATTTGCGAGAACGAATACAGGAAACCAATACACCCCGTGatataaaagaaacataaaagagGAAACAAAAAGAGATTGTTCCAAACCTCGTTTGAAACAACGTCCCATAATCCATCACTTGCAAGGATGAGAAACTCAAGGGACCTGTCAACCTTTTCCTCCTACAGTTTCCATTAGAATGTCAGTGGCTAAAACATGCTCAAAAGTGAGATGGAGAGGAGAAAAGCAATACAAGGCTCGAGAACCCTAAAATGCAACGACACTTCAGCAATATTAAAGCATTTGCGGATAAATTACTATCTCCAAAACACACCACTGTAAACATCTAGGTGCTAGCGTATAAGTGCTCACGAGAAATGAGATTCAAAAATTTGGAAGGTTTATCCTTTTAAGATGTATCTTAATTTGAATACTGTCAACCATTCTTCCTACATCCCTTGCTCTTTGAATAGATTAAGAATCAGACCTGGATTTCTGGATCAGCAACAACATACTGCTTCAAAAGCCTATCACCAAATGCACGGGAGACAGCTAGGACGCCACCAACTCTCCAAGTACCTATCATTATGTTTTCAGTCATCATAAGAATTTATCGCCAAAAAGCTTTCAGTAagtatataaaacaaaaggctGGGTGGAGTCCTTACCTGCCCACATGACAAATCCTCCAGCATCTTCAATCCGCTGTCGTTCATCAGTCTGGTCTGGCTTGTGATCTCGGGAAACAGCAATAGCTGGAGAAAATGGCAAGATAGGTTGACTTAATTATTAACAACTAAACAGTCAACACcccagtaataaaaaaaaaaatctataatgcTCCATCCCAGAGCATCTGGTTTTCTTTCTATCTGTATTGCTTCATTGTCATTTTCCTGCTTTAACAGGCCAACACTAAATTTTCTTGAACTTTATAAATTACATCTTACCATAGCATACACTTTTATTCCATCAATAATCAAACACATGCTATAGAACTTTACAATGGGCAAATCTTTTGCActaatctcttaaaaaaaacaccctgGGACTATAACTGAAGCTCACAGATTGAGCTCTCCAAATTTCAAAGAACGATTTTGTACACATCTTAAAGGTTCACATTGATTTGTATTGAGGCTTCCCAATAACAAGTGAAGTGATACCTACTCATATAACCAAGATTCTATTTCAGCCATCATTTCTGCTTCTGCATTATTCTTTCTAATTCTTGACAACAGCAATGTAGCCTTATGCTATATCATTTCTTTAGACAGTCTTGGATGACTATGAATTGAAAGTTTTGTTTGGAATTCTTGACAATagccaacttaaaaaaaaaaaagaaaaagcaaactGGTGGTAGCGATTTCATAAAATGCATCACatgttgaaaaaatgaaaagaatccTAGAAGTTGCAAATGGTTATACAACTATTGTGAGTCTCACCGTTACCACCCCGGCAAATGACAGCTCTGGAATCTCCAACATTAGCGACAAGCAAACGATCACCAACAAGAATAGCTGTAGAAGCAGTTGATCCAGCATCCCTGTTCTGATTATTTTCTGATTTCAGAAATTCAGAGTCTGTGTGATTGTAAGCATCAACTGCCGAACGAGGGAgcaattcaaaattaaacatcaGATTCTTCGAATGAGGaattaaaaattgtaaaaaaaggaACAACGGCACAAAAGAAATGAGATACCTATAGCTGATTTGGTGTCAGAAATAAATTTTGGATGTTTGATCAGATTGCTAAAAAGGTTATGTTTCACATATTCAGCAGCTCGTGCACCTCCATGACCTGAAAACCCATACCAGAAAAGTTTGCTTCATTATCTCTCATAAATCTGAAAAGGCAAATTCTTGCAAAGAATATGCCATGATTATATTACGCTTCAACTAGCTAgcaacaatacaaaaaaaaagaagaaggcatGATTAATCATTGACCTAAATAATGGCATAACAAAGTGGTGTGGACCACCTCAGCATGAGCTAAGACTTGATAGTTCAATTATGTCTAGTGACTCCTTTAGTGAGGATGCAACATGTCAGTGAAAGCATGATGGTCTCATTTTTTCTAGATACTACTTTAGTTGAGGATACAACATGTCAGTGACAGAAACTAATGCACAACATGGCATGTAAAGGAGAAAATGGACCCAAGAAGTTGCGAAAGGTATTTATGGAGAATCACAACATCAGACAACAAGCTTGCATGGCTAATAACTGTCACACGCCAACAATTACTGAGATTAGTGGCAAGTAGGATGCTATAGTTACTAATCAAACTAACATTGCTGCATCATGCATTTAGTGGAAAGTTCCCCTGGTCATATCTCTATTGCATTACACAATCCTGAAAATGAAGGTAGTGTGTGGGAGTGTAATAGCAGTTGTTtgtcaaagtgtttttcactcggaaatgcatcaaaataatttttttttcatttttgtaaaatcaatttcaacattcacatatcaaaacgattcaaaaatattaaaaaatatattaattttaagcaaacaaaaattcaaaatttagtgAAACGCCATTTGGAATGCAATTCCCAATGGCCTCGTAATCTTGCTATGTATATCTACATGAAGAAACACAGAGCATAAGAGAAATACCATCAAAAACTCCAAAAAGACCAACTATCTCTCCATCAACACCATCAATTCTTGTCTCATAAAAATCTTCCATGGAAGATCTCTTCCCTGGAGAGCTTGCATATCCATAACTGAATTTTCCATTCTGACTGTTGCAGAAAACAGTTCAAATCAAGACAAATCTTGTGAACTTAGGAAGATAATCAGGGCagagaaagaggagaagaagtAATCTTTGAGATGCAAAATGAGATCCTTAGAATTATGTAGCGCATCACAAATGGCTTACATGAATGCCACTTCTcggttaatgttaaaaaaaaaataaaaattggagtAACAAGAAATGCTGGTTACAGAAATTCAATAATACTCGAGTTAAAAGTTCTATTTGCAACATTTCGAAATTTTAAAGCATCTTGTTTCTGTCTGTTCATAGTATTAAATCACATGTATGAGGCAAAGTAGTCAAAACCACATGACGTGATAATTAATTAGGAAAGTTCATAAAACATGCCTTGTGGGATTCTAGAAGTTAAGTACATGAGCGAGCAAGAACATAACAACTCATTCCACCACACACTGGCATATCCAACACGACAAATCTAATAAAGTCAGATCCATAAAAGAGGGAATCAAGACTTTCTAGCATGCTTTTTTCAAGGCAAGTTACATATCAAACATGACAAAACTGAGATTTAAGTTGTATTCCTCTCATTTAACACGTTACCGATGCAATGAAAATGACATGCAAAAAAATCAGAGAGAATAATCAAGCAGCTGTACAATCACCCAAAGAACCAAATATCAACAGAATATATGATACACCTTTCCAAATTTGTGGGCTTCGTATATGCATTAATTTCAAGACTATCTTAATCCAAATTACatgttcaaacaaaaaaaaccaaaggttTCACAATTGGACATTAATCATCAGTCATATATAAGCATCTCATAGCCAGAACTCATAAGATACTTGCCAGttacaatcaaatattaatcaacaaaaaaacaaaaacaaagcaataACTCATGTCATAAACAACAACATACTACCAAATACACACAATTCATCATTGGTTGCACCAACCCAAACCAAAACATTAGTATTACGGATCTAACAAGACAAGGAAggtataattaagaaaaacctGAGACCGCCACCGCTTACTGGTGCATCATCAGCATAAACTTGGCTTGAAGATGATAAAACTGAATTCAAATACCCCATTCCTTCAACAAAATTACTACACACTTCTCTCCTTAATCACAATTacacaaacaacaacaacaacaatgatggTGACCGAATTAATAATTTTCCTCTATAATACACTCTGTTATAATTTAATCCCTCTAATATTTACATTTACTCAAATCATTTCTAATTCAGGAACTTAACCTGCAAatccaaatacaaaaaaattaggaaacttaaatagcttaaaacacaagcaaaatcaaacctaaattacatttattaacctaatctcataaattaacacacaaattcaaaaatagaataaaaaaaatcatctaattcaataataattaagttaattaattgataaatcaaaagtacataaaatctaaaaaacaaagactCAGAATTCTCAGGAATTACTTGttcaaaaatagaaaactaaaaaaaaaatcaaatcatctaGCTTTGATCTTCGATTACAATTAGAATCACATTAATTAAGAAacattaaatcttttaaaaaaaaagaacaaattacatttcaaaattatatataaaaaaaaatcaataacaattgCATTAACCAATTaaatctccaaaaaaaaaaaactagactcAAATTCGTCCTATTTCACACgatcaaaaatagagaaaataaataaataaatgaagtgAGATAATGACctgagagaaagaagagaaacaaaatgcCATGAAGTGAAACGGAAACGCTTAAAAGGCGTTAAAGCACAAAACGACgccacagagagagagagagagagagagagagagagagagaggcaggaTTCAgtttagagagagagggaaaaaatgagagagaaggaaatggatcaaaattatttattttttttaaagaaatatagaCAGCGAGAAAAGATGAAGGGTAgttctaattgtttttccagTACATGGTAAGGGATTCGTGCGCGTAGCCGTTGCGTGAGGGAAAGGGAGACTAAGTCAAGTCCAAATTTGCTACTTTATCAATAACTCCACACGTGGCATCCAAGCAGGTGAAGGTGTAAGTTTTTCTATCTTGTGCTGTGGTGCAGCTgagtgtttttgtttcttttcagtGTTTGCCTGATTGGATAATTAAAAGTCTTCTTATCCGTTAAATGGTTGTGGTTAATACAATTACTTATTTAAAGTAGTTGGATCTCACATATCCCTTAATGATAagttgactttaaaaaaaaaaaacaatttaatgtaataatctTACCGATTCTACAATAATGTTGTGGAATAATCTCAAACACTAGTGGAAAAAGATTGATAGAGCCTAGAGGGGATATagagaaaaattatttgtaagaggcaaatttattaaatttcactGCATAGGGGAGATTATTTTaggtttgatttagtttttattaaaaaattaataatcaaaccaaaattttattttttaaaaaaacacttgaaatcggttcaaaccaaccatgttcggtttgattttcttagaacaaaaaccaattcaaactggtttgatttggtttttttgatttgttgtggtttttttttatttagattcggtttgattttttatttcaagcttgtaaaaccgaaccggtcagtttttttaaaattttaattggttttttttcatggttcgattttttcgattatttttttccagttttcttggtttaatcattttttagtttttttacttatCCCTAATATATACTTAAATGTTTGggttaataattcaaaataatattatttttttaaaaaataaatattagtcgagttttgactaaattaattattatacaatttaatttaaagattaGCGAGAATAAAATCCTGGATCGATGGGTTGTGATATGAGGCATTAATTTTCCGTGCTACACTgcaatttgtatattttttttttcaataaaaaaattggatatGTTTACTATTTTAATGCCTTTTTTACatgaatgtttttaaatatatattgaaaaacttatacagataattaattaaataaaccaaaaattatacatttaaataaataaataaagttattgatcataactaaaaaacaaaattgaaactatacatttaaataaataaaaaaagttattgaccataacaaaaaaaaaactgaaaaaattaagagataaatgtAGATTAAAACATTTGATTTCGTAACATGGAACCTTTACCTGGTGTTtactaaatttgtttattaaaattaattttttattgaatcaagcaataatataaataaacacacatgtgaaattgattgaataaaaaaaatatattatgtaaggcag is a genomic window of Populus alba chromosome 18, ASM523922v2, whole genome shotgun sequence containing:
- the LOC118051166 gene encoding probable protein phosphatase 2C 59: MGYLNSVLSSSSQVYADDAPVSGGGLSQNGKFSYGYASSPGKRSSMEDFYETRIDGVDGEIVGLFGVFDGHGGARAAEYVKHNLFSNLIKHPKFISDTKSAIVDAYNHTDSEFLKSENNQNRDAGSTASTAILVGDRLLVANVGDSRAVICRGGNAIAVSRDHKPDQTDERQRIEDAGGFVMWAGTWRVGGVLAVSRAFGDRLLKQYVVADPEIQEEKVDRSLEFLILASDGLWDVVSNEEAVEMIKPVTDPEQAAKRLLQEAYQRGSADNITCVVVHFLGNQGTTSHSGSV